GTTTCGTAATAATTACACAGCGCATATAGTTATCAGAACTGCAGTTCGTACGAAACAACTATGAAAATCAGAGAGCAGGGAGCAAACTACAATTTTCTACCAagaaaccttctttttttttaacatttGATAAATGAATGGTGTGAAGCTGGCAAAAATCTATAAATTACCAGTTTACTTTGAGAAACTGCTGTTGACCCATTAGATGATGTCCTCAGCTTTTCGATGGATCCGCATTTTCCTTGCAAACACTCTTCATGCATGATCATCAAATGTAATGCCACCTGTTTCGAGTTAAAAAAGCATGCATTAGCTTCGAAGAATCACTAACTTCTAATTTTGTTAGTGTTCAGCGAAAAAGGTCATGCTCGTCAAGATAATAAATAGTTTCTTTGACAATCCATGGACCATTCTTCCTATATTTTCAAGAGAGTCACCATCAGAAAGTTTCTCTGCTAGTTAGAAACATCTGAAGATAATGAGCACCATCCATTGGAGCAAAATAAAAACCATGCATACCTCTCCAATGCTTCCATCGTCAAGCTCTGTGTCGAAGGATTCACTCATGCTTTCTTTGAGTATATTTTCTAAATCATCAATATAAAGctctaaaataggaaaaacaaAAACTAGGATGGCCATTTgtcccacccaaacccatccccgtgggtacccgccTCGTTGGAgtagggttttacccgcacaaatggagatgggatcgggtatgggtaatacctGAAAACTAAGCTACTGGGATGGGGTGGGGATGagattcaaggtccccgccccgtatctttcacaagttaggggtttagacttttatgcaacaatgtgtataatttttatacttccaccacttagtcgAGATTTCTTTCATTTATAATATTCTCGATCGTTCttgtacattcatcactttcgttctttttttttgtgatcaaacacattctttaaaagttaaaatagaaaaaatgcagcagataatgaaatggttaacgtagacgaagatagaacgggacaggaaaaaacagaaaaactaataagtcattaacagattcttttgttcactttaagataaattactgaatttaagattccagaatgcgtcgttcttacgttattatttttgtttgaatcatatttaagttttgattataatcaaatttatgtattaactcagtgttacgggtaacccatgggaaacccGCCCCATATGGGTATTCCCTATACTTTCCCCGCCCCAATTCATATGGGTAAAGGGACGGGGATGGGTATTTTTTTTACGAGCGGGGCAGTGACTGAGATTGACActacccgccccatacccgccccatgaccatccctaacaAAAACCAGGAAATCAAGATGCTGAGCACAATTACAAACCCAATCCAGAAAGAAACAATACAAACAACAGTAGAATACAATAGAACTGAACCTTTTGAGTGGGTGAACCAAGAGAAGATATCAGCACGGAGTTGGTCTGACTTTTGGCAATAAAATCTGTCATAATTCCTGTATTGAAGTGCAAGCTGAAGAGCAGTCCACTGGGAGAGAATAAGATAGATCCCTTCTTCAACTAGAGCCAACTTATTGTTTCCATCTCGACTGCCAGAATCCATTCTTCAAACCAACTTCTTAGTTTCCCAGCTACAACCCTTCAATTGACAGAGCAGAGATGTAAGTTTTTAGGGTTTGACAGGCAATTCTAAAACCCTAGGGCTAAGAAATTAAGGGCGAAAAGAAGAGGAATCAAAGCTAGTAATACCAAAATTATGAACTAATAAATCAAATTGCACGATTGAattcagaaaagaagaaaaacaacgaCCTAAAATCGTCTTTGAATGATAAAATCTGTGTGTCGGAGGGAGGGCTGCACAGGAACCGTCCCGTCCCATGGAACCGTACCGGAACCGCAGGAACCGTGATCATAcgggacaggtacaagtaccaaaaactGGTACCGTGCCTATAGTACGTACAAGTAACAGTTCTAGGCtattcccgtcccgtcccgtagtACCGAGGATCTGTATCCGTTGATTTTAGGATTAAATCCTGGCCGTTGATATTAGGGGTTATACCCTTTTCTTAGTCTCCATCATATTCTCGGACATTCTCCTcgtttccttctccttcttccctcTCTCGTTTTTCAGTTTCCTCTCAGAGAAGAGAAGATGCCAaacttttagttttgatttcctttccatcatcatcatctgtaTAAGACTTCAGTATCCATTTACGTAAATGGATCTGCTCTGAAGAACtgtttttcttttgtatcaacAAAGAGGTGAAGAATCTGAAGATCGTTTAATCCTCTTTGTTCTTTGgtctttgtgttttttttttgggtttatgtaCTCTGAAGAACAAGGTTCATGTTCTAATAGATTTCGTTTTGAATAATACTGCATTTGGAAGTAGAGAACGGAGATTTGAGGTCATCTGTCAGTGATAATTCTTCAGTTGCTACTGAAAATCGAGGTAAGGTCATCTTTAATCTCTAGTTTTATGTTTTGGGttcaattttggtttttatttattttcagattttgattttgattttgtatggAACTAAGAAATCATGATAAGCTTCAGTTATGTTTGGGTATGAATGAATTGAATTTTTTGTGAGAAACATATCTCAATTTCAGGCATTTCCATAAGTAAGTCTTTGTTATAATCTAAGGATGTGTAATTTCTTTTGAAATTGAAAGAATGATCTGCAACATGGTTATGTGAAATTGGTTTTGAAATTCAGATTAGCTTTCTGTAATTCCTTTGAATTTGTGGTGCTAACCAATAGTTTCTTTGAAGAAGACGGTGAGTTTCATTTCAAATCCTAGTTTCATTTACCTAATTTTACTTGTTTATCTcatctctcttttcttctctaaGTGAGTTGTTGTGATTGTCACAGAATCCCGGCACCAATTTCCTTCTAGTCGGAGTCTGATTGTGAATTTTCTACTCTATTAGGTATGTTAATATGTTATCTCGTTATTGTTCTTTACCGTAGTCTTGttactgttttttctttttctgatttttttagtTTAATTTGTTCTAAACTGGTTGATTAATCAGTTAGGAAGAGAAATCTAGGTTACGAGTGAACCTAATTTGTAGTGGATTGTTCGTAATTATGATATTTATTAAGTATTTGTgatgattttaggtttatttacgGTCTATTGGTCATCTTTGGTTTGATCTCTTGTTGTGGAAAGATTATAGTTCTGAGTCATTGTGTTACTCTTATCTGCTCTAAGATGCAGGTGGCCCTGGCCCTGTTTTGTTTAAcactttaacttttgtttttcatttcagATGGATGCAAATACAACTCAAAGTGAAGCTGCAACTGAAATTGGTTCCTCTATTCACCCTACATCTGTACCTGCACCTTCTGCTGATGCTCAGCAAGCTGAACAATCTGCTCCAACCGAAGCTACAACTACTGCTGGTGATGTAGCCGCGAAGCCGAAATCCAGTTCAAAAGTTTGGAATGATTTTATAAAATTGAATGGGGAATGGGCAGAATGTAAGCATtgtaagaagaaattgaaagccgGTAGTCAAAAGAATGGTACGCCTGGATTATGGAAACATTTGAAGCATTGCACCCAGAATCCTAATAAGAAGCAGGTGAAAGGACAACAGTTATCGGTGGTTGAACCCCAAAAGCCAGGTGAGGATAGTAAACAATACATTAGAGTTGGATATGTATTTAATGGAAGTATTTGATGAGTCTGAATCTGATGGAAACAATACAAGCAAGTCTAGTTTTGATATTCtggcttggtggcaggctaaCAGTAGCAGGTATAAGATAATTTCATGTATGGAAAAGGATATATTAGCCATGCCAGTGTCTTCGGTTGCCTCTGAATCAGCTTTTAACACCGGAAAGCGTGTGCTTAGTCCATGGAGAAGTTCTTTGTCTACAAGAACAGTTGAGGCTTTGCTCTGTTGTCAAAGCTGGTTAagcaaacccattgatcttgatcTTTTAGCTGATTATGTACCAGATGATAACTCTAAGGATGAGGAAGGTAATATAAACTTTTCTTTGTTTGATTATGATTTATTTGAATCAGTGGttcattgatatatatatatatatatatatatatatatatatatatatatatatattgttgttgCAGAGATCTTGGGTGTGGTTCAACTGTCAGAGGTCTTGGATGCTTGATGTTTGGAGTTGCAGGTCTTGGATGCTTGGTGTTTGGAGTTGCAGCAAACTTATAGAAGGGGTCAATTACCAAAGCCGAAATATTGTTTTTtgctttgctttttgttttttctatttgaagttttaaacaaCGTTGTTGAATTTAGAAGTTTAAAGATTTTTGTTAATGTATGAATTCAGGTCTTAAGACACTTAAAAGTTAAAGTTTTTAAGCTTAGAACTTTCAAgtatttttgcttttttttttacataagtAGATATGCTACGGGTAAAGAACCGGACCCGTCCCGTCCCGAGTTAAACAGGTACAGGTCCCGTCCCGTACTACACAGGTACAAGATACAAAGTACAGGTACCGGCCATATGGAGGTACAAATACTAACCCAAAAACCCGTACCGTCacgtcccatgtgcagccctagtcggAGGCGGAACAAGAATGAAATCTTAATATAAAATAGAATGAAGCGCAGAACCAGAGTAGAATGAATATTTGATCCATTTGCCCAGCTTTCTagcccaacaaaaacaaaaaatgaccCCTTAACCACCAGACAAGAAGACCACTGTTTCCATTCCCTGGGAGAATTTTCATTTTGATACAGTTAGACTTACCACCAGACAACACCGCCACTAAACTTTCTTATAATCTTGGTTAAGAGTTACTTTCAGAAAGCTATCAAGTTCAAATTGGCGAAAGAGATCAAAATCGGAACTGGATTCTATAACAAGGAATGCCAAGAAATGCCAAAATAACAACAAGTCAAATTTCAGTTCAAATCCTCTGAGAAGAAAACCTCTTCCATGGATTCTGGTTATAGGACGTCGCAGTTTCCAGCAAATGTGCACTTGAGGATTATATATATTAAGGCCTATAGAATGTTTGTTTACCGGAATGTTTGGTTGGAGACACTTAAGAAATATGTCCACTGTTTAGGAGTCTGTCAGGAGATCTAGATCGAAACCCCAGCAGCAGCCACAATTTATCTAACCAAACATCAACTCATACGTATACAATTGAAAAGCTCTCCTCGGAGTTGATAAACAAAGAACTGCCAAAGTTAAAAGCCTTACAGACATCAAAGTGGCAGTACTAGAAAAAGTTTAGAACAAAAGAAATAGAAAATCATCTTGATATCCTTAGATTTGAAATCCTCATTGAGTTCTTCCAAGAATTTGCCAGTCGATTGTCACCACTGGACAATTTTTGCTGCACTGTTTCTGGCCGCCACTGGACAAGCACCATTATTAGAGCAGAAAGCAGCATCTGTATTCAGTTGCTTTCGCATCTTTATTAGATGGTTCAACATAATTCTTTTTATAGCAGGTGTGTTAGACTCACGTGATAACCAACTATACCACGAAACCGTTGTTGGCTTCAAGTTCAAGGATGCTTACTGTAGCAACTTCTTGAAGCAAACTTGTGACTTGCTGAACTCCTCTTGAAACTAAAGCGAGAAGTGGAGAGGAGGAAATAAtgtttcactttttttttattattttattttcctggCCTGCGTGTCTAAACCCCTAGGGAGAACCTGCCATGGTTTTTGGGCTTTGGACTAAGCCACACAAGCTTCCTTTTGGATTGAGAAGATGactacaaaaacaaaatcaaattccAAAACACAGGATTATAAAGACTCTACACTCTTATATCTTTGAGGCTTACCTTCAATGCCTTAAATCACTAGTTACAATCTCAGCTCAAGGTTCATTATCGGCAACATTTAGCACCAATATCGCTGCTTTAGCATTCATACTACATCGAGAAAAAAGGTGTGCAAAAATCTCAGCTCGATGGTTCTATTTTGGACGGACATGGGTGTTGCACGACACTAAAAATCGGTTGCATAAACCAGAATTCCATCAAAAAAAGATCATTTCCATGAATTTATTATTCATACTTCTACTTGAACTTTACAGGTCATCCTCAAGTGTTAGTCCATGATAACAATGATGAGAGATTTAATATACTCAGATTGCTAAATCTCTAGGCTATTAAATGATGAGACGCATAAATGGTGAACAGAAGCAATCCAAGTTGCACCCTTAAGCAGCAACTCCAACACTACACCTACCGGAAGAGCCGAGGAACAAATTTCTTTGGTACCTTTCCCTCCAACTTTAGCCTTCTATAGGCTTCCCTGATGTGACAAGGTCTGATGGGTCCAGTCTCCCCCCTCTCTGTCATAACCATCCTACCTGTCCATCAGCACACAATATTAGTTTTCCAATATTTGTAACAATGACATTCAAGATGCTAAGCTCCAGACAAATTCAACCATAAATGCGAGGAGAGGAT
This genomic stretch from Papaver somniferum cultivar HN1 chromosome 5, ASM357369v1, whole genome shotgun sequence harbors:
- the LOC113278673 gene encoding pre-rRNA-processing protein TSR2 homolog, which codes for MDSGSRDGNNKLALVEEGIYLILSQWTALQLALQYRNYDRFYCQKSDQLRADIFSWFTHSKELYIDDLENILKESMSESFDTELDDGSIGEVALHLMIMHEECLQGKCGSIEKLRTSSNGSTAVSQSKLF